From Gossypium raimondii isolate GPD5lz chromosome 11, ASM2569854v1, whole genome shotgun sequence:
TGTTATAATCTTTGGCAACTCAATGTAATCCCTAGTAAAAGGATTATAAATACAGAGCCCGAAGCTTGGGTGAGTGAAACGCAAGCATAGCAATCCATTACATGAACTCACCAAATGGAAGTTTGACAATGGTGGTATGGTAAGCTTCTTTGTTATCATCACGTTTCCACCGTTTGGATGGCCGGAGAAATCTCCAAAATAAAGCTGGTTTTGGATGGGATTACCGAtgatttgtaaaatgaagcTTGGATCATTGTCAATCATGCGCTTGAAATGCTTGTCGACAAACTCTTGATCGTGTATGAATATACGCCAGGCTCGACACACAGATTTGGATTGCACCAAGCTTGGGATTGGAAGCCTTGATAGTATCTCAGGGACAAGCTCCCGAGGAAGACAATCCATTTCTCTAATTGGTTTTTTTCTATGGTTTCTTCTTCGCGAAGTAGTGTTGATACAATAGAAGATTAGGTTGTATTATTAAAGATGGTTGGGCgatgaaaacaaaattgaaattgaatagaatattaCATTATGAAAATGACCAATTCGGTCGCAATAACAAACAATTAGaaaagaaggagaagaaaaaaaaatacaatagcAAAAAAATTGTATTGATGCACTCATCACTGTTgaaaacaatggtaaaatatatatggtacttttaagaaaaaaacgaAGGTTAAATTTTGGAGACAACactttaaatatgaatttaaagatataaaataaatgtcaCTTTATtaacgtaaaaaaaaaattaatattttagaaattatttgaattttataattataaaatttttgttcatattttgATGCATTGTCGAAacttttttttgataatttctttttacattAGTCTAGAATTTTTAATCAtgatgtttcaaaattttataattttatttcaactacTTAACATTAAATTCTTAGTTtcttacataaatatatataattaaattaaatgtaattatatatatacactaagaataaataaatatttttaagtttttacacatttgaaatttatatatacatatttagaattttaaaataatcattaataaatttttataattttaaagtgttttaattttgcattcatcTAGAATGAATTTGAATAACCATTTGTTCATATTTCATTCTATatacacattttaattattttttgaaaaaactttTGTTAGACATTTTATGCCATGTGACAACTTCTGATGGCTTCGTCAGTCACATCAACTTAATTATAGTCAAATCATTCAATGGcgatttttttaagttttcttttcagttaaattaattttttgattttttaataagtttttttttaccggCCTTTAGTCAAAATAATTCATAGAAaggatttgttttaaatttttgaatgaaatggacAGTAACTAGAATTTTACAAAATGGGGGAACTAATCCTCCTTCAAGataattcaaagaaatcaaGAGGACTGGATCGAGGGGACTTAAACACCAGTCATCTCAACAACTGCATAAACTGATTATAAAAACTCCGATAGAGACatctcattcttttttttttttctctttagatAACATGAAATCAATAGCATGGTGCCTCGATAAATGTATCGATCCAGTTGAGGCTTGCAACATGAACGGCTAAGGTGAAACACCTGGGAATTCCTTCAAATGTAAGTTGAAAATTCTGGAATGTTCTGCAACGAGGATCATAGACAAAGAGTGCTTTAATTTTGTACTCCAATAAGATCCCTCCACTCCTTAACTGACATAGGACTCGCATGCATGTTTTAGGCATATAAAACATTGAACTATCCAATGATTCACGTTCATCCGGCTGCAATATTTTTGGTAGGTAAGTTCCAATGCTAAATTCTTTGACCCAAGACTCTTTCACATCATACTCTTTCATAACCCAAATCTCCAGTTCTTCATTATCGTAATCAAAACAAACCGCCGACAGGCAACCTCGTAGAACCACGAGTTCGTGAAATTGCCTGTCCGAACTGATACAATCAGGCCTAGGGACTTCCTTTAATTGTTCATTACCCAAGTCAAAAGACACAATAGCAAGGTAAGCTTTACTCCCCCGAGGATAAGAAATCCAATGAAGTTTCCCATTGACCAAAACCTGAGATTTTTGGCACATAAAATGGAAGGGGAAACTTCCCAAATTTCTCCTTGTGGGGCTACCATTACCAACAGTCAAAATATGAACCTCAGAGTCAATTGAAGAAGGTGCTATAATCTGAGGAGCTAGGCGATTGACAGGTCTAACAACATGGCTTGGAGAAGCTCTATAAATTCGTTTATATGATACCTCTACAACCTTATATTTGTTTGTGGTAGCATCCAAACCAAATCCCAATACCCCCACTTGATGACTAGGTCCCTTTGCTACTAGCTTTGGCAACTCTATAGAATCCCTGGTAAAAGGATTATAAATACAGATCAGTCCAAGGCTTCGGTGAGTGCCACGCAAGCATAGCAATCCATTACATGAACTCACCAAATGGAAATTAGTTAGCAATGGTAGCATGGTAAGCTTCTTTGTGATGATCGTAACGTTTCTATCATTTGGATGGCTGGAGAAATCTCCGAAATAAAGTTGGCTTTGGATGGGTTGATCTCtgatttgtaaaatgaagcTTGGGTCATTCTCAACCATGCGCTTGAAATGCATGTTGACAAACACTTGATTTCGTATTAAGTTACGCCAGGCTCGATTCACGGACTTAGATTGCATTATGGTTGAGATTGGAAGCCTTGATAGTATATGAATGACAAGCTCTTGAGGAAGACGATCCATTTTGctaattggttttttttcttttttctatattttcttcttcGTCAAGTATTGTTGAGAGGTTTAATAGAAGAGATTAGGTTGTATTATTAAAGAAAGCTTGGCGATGCAAACGAAATTGAATATAGAATATTATACCTTGACAATTACAAATTCGAtcttaataataaacaaacagaaatgaaaaagaaagcatATTGATGCCGTGCTAAGTAATCGTAAtgaacctaatttttttttttaatatggaatttaaattataatatgtaaGATGAAACATTGAAACTGAAGGCATGAATTAACCAAGTAAAGGATCCGTTTTCTTTTTACACAGGCAGCCAATATGGAGATTTGCATTTGCCCCAACTGAGCCGATTGGTGTTAACATCGTTAAAGCAGCTATTTCATGTAGAGACGAGAATAGTTCCTTAATTACATATTAGATCTATGTAATATGGCCGCAGAGCAATTTAGTTCGTATAGATTTGATTTAGagctaaaattttaatccaCAAAAATAGTTAAACTTCAGGAACAAAAACAGTaatatcaaaaaatcaaaataaaatttaacatggtCAAGGATTGAATTGTTCATTTTCCTTTCAtgtcaatattattattactatctAAATTGGATgggaatttaaataataacaaataaattcaaactCCTTGTAAATTagataaacttaaatttattgGAGCtctttatttatgattttaattttgattgttttatttataatttttattttaaatttgatatctatttaaattttaatttaaatcttatATATTGGAAAAGCTCACTAGActctagaaattttaaaattttctagtgagtatttgaattttccgaTCATTAAAGTCGAAATTGGAAG
This genomic window contains:
- the LOC105800986 gene encoding F-box protein At3g07870 yields the protein MDRLPQELVIHILSRLPISTIMQSKSVNRAWRNLIRNQVFVNMHFKRMVENDPSFILQIRDQPIQSQLYFGDFSSHPNDRNVTIITKKLTMLPLLTNFHLVSSCNGLLCLRGTHRSLGLICIYNPFTRDSIELPKLVAKGPSHQVGVLGFGLDATTNKYKVVEVSYKRIYRASPSHVVRPVNRLAPQIIAPSSIDSEVHILTVGNGSPTRRNLGSFPFHFMCQKSQVLVNGKLHWISYPRGSKAYLAIVSFDLGNEQLKEVPRPDCISSDRQFHELVVLRGCLSAVCFDYDNEELEIWVMKEYDVKESWVKEFSIGTYLPKILQPDERESLDSSMFYMPKTCMRVLCQLRSGGILLEYKIKALFVYDPRCRTFQNFQLTFEGIPRCFTLAVHVASLNWIDTFIEAPCY